A region of the Culex quinquefasciatus strain JHB chromosome 1, VPISU_Cqui_1.0_pri_paternal, whole genome shotgun sequence genome:
caaattaacaaaagaccTAAGTCCTTGCAAGTTTAAGGTtggaatttgttttaaatatgtttgatcTAAAATCGAGATATCACatatcgacggtaacatttcaaaaggcatcttgtacattttgacactttctgggttattgcatattctaaaagtactcctaataagctacctctccatcaaaaatgagcaaaagttacttcagtaaagtctgtttaatcatgattttaaataaagtaacataaacaaaatctctgccatcagcagtccctgtttatatagccctgtcaacctgtcaaacaaaagactacatgaacctcgtgacgaaaaaaaagcatcatgaaaaaagcgccatgtacattcggcgaagaaaaacgaatcataacaaagcgtccccctcaatgacagcagggtgatatagacgttggtgatttcaaaaggagttatgtttgtttttcttaaataaaacgacggaaataatgttttattgaatttggatgatcaagtatcaatgaaagcaacgtttttcatcgtttgttattattagaacatcttattttgcttttgtattaaaatgggaattgaaaatggatgctcaacattcaaatgcgtttttctcaaaatgcatggtttgtacatgatgctttttgaaatgttggcgtcgatataaccaatataaacaaaagtttcacaaaatgtGTGATGATAAAATACTTGTTTtctgataaaaaatataattccaaCCTGATTCTTACAAGGTCTTgtcgctcgattggaaccctgttTTGGCAACTAGATTGAAGCCCGAAGAGCAACAATTCgactctccatataggctctctacttttttcgaatattacatttttttttattttacttttgctaatgttttgaaaaacgaacatttttgaCGTTGAATGACGTCTTACTCGAAAGCTCGGAGGTGGATTTTAAAATGTGTCAGaaattttctattaaatttcAAACAACCTTGGGTCACttgttattttctttatttataaaggctaaatttgaaaatattttctaaatacttttaatatccAAACAAAGTTAGCGCTTCCCAAACGCATTTCCCTACCAAAacaggaaatggattttataagGCTTAAACTTTTTGGaggtcttccctatgaccaaaaaagctattCTGTGTCATTGgtgcacccatacaagtctccatacaattttggcagctgtccatacaaaaatagtacgtaaatatttaaaaatctgtaacttttgaaggaattttcttatcgatttggtgtcttcggcaaagttgtaggtattgatgaggactattcaagaaaaataggtacatgcgttttttattttctagaattttttatatttttcatgggACAAAATCCTGCTATTTTCGAGCCATAGGGAAGTATGGTCAAACATTTTGCCGCtgagttttgattttcttatttttttatttaataaggaaattttacggaaaaacggaatcgacgtaacaccttataatgtggccctcttaaaccttgcggtttcgtcaacggatccacagacgtgtatcgttctttttgcgacaagactccgcctcccgggtctcctaagtgtgaaggtatggcacggggagagggcaccgaatacctatattaacacttagaatttttgcgtctgcctcgggattcgaaccggcgacctctggattgtgagtccagtgcgcggtccgattgatccacacaggcagaaaTTTTACACATAATTTTATTTGGGGGGTCTGAAATCCCCAAGGAGATATgctgacaaattaaaaaaaaaaaaaacaaaaaaaaatagcactAGGGCGTAGCCCATTATTGTGACAACTAAGAGAAATTTGGAGCTGGAATAAAGGGAAAAAATCTACTAAAATCACATAGACAACATCTTATTGGACTGTGTAACAGTTAAAAAGGTGAGCAATACAATAAtaagaaagttgtttttttaagttagaTTCGGTGCTTAcgataagttaaaattttataaaaagtttataTAATGAACGTTTCTGGAAAACAGACTTtgataattcaattttcaaaaatgtttttaaaatgcagaaatttcGAAAGCAAAATGAGTGCTTCATTAACACCGACGTGAAGGACAAGTGCTTTAAATTGGTCACCGAAACAGCGCTTCCCTAGTACGGATGTGAATTTCAAGTACCTAAAATGCATAGAGAATAGAACCTCTCGATTAACTAATTTTACATTAACTAAGTTATTCAACGCCATTGCGGCTATGTCACGGCAGaacaactttgatttttttcaatttttagttcCACCAAGATTCCAGCACCACAAATATGACATGAGACAGACCCCAAAACCCCCACGCTTCCGTTTGCTCCCAAGTAATTGCTCGTTAATCTAGGGTTATGATTCCCACTGTGTGTGTGCGTATGTGCTCGATTCCGGGACAGCCTGCCGTGTCTGTCCAAGGATGGATGTGTTTTGATGGTCCAATTACGGCGAGTCCGGCAATCGccgtcgtcgccgccgccgccgccgctccCAGAAAAGGCAATTCTTAGGCGCGCTGCTAGTCTGTCCTGCTTGCTTGAGGGTGTGCGTGTGTATTGGTTGGTATCGATAGCCGCGATGAGGCAGCAGATCTCTACACACACTGTTTTGAGGGGGGCCGCCCCCGGGGAGGAACCTTTCCCCGCACAATCTGTCACTTGTGCGAAATTTGCCGTCTCTGAAAAGGGATTTCGAGTGCGGGAGGGGGTTGGGTGGTTAAAGGGAACGAGGTTGAGGGCAAAGTGACTCACCTGTGCGAGGTTGGGGGCTGGACGAAAAGGTTAAGTAATCCGGGAAGAAGGTGGTCGCAGTTTTTTTTCGGGCGTCTAATCCGATTTTTGTTGCCTGCCTACTGTCAACTTTTTCTCGCCATCACTCACACTAGCTTGATTCTACTTTTTTACGGAAATTGCACACAAACCACTATTCACTggtcaaattttgaaaagaaaaaaaaacacttgaaacTTTCactgaaattaagaaaaaagcAGCCTCCTTCGGTTCCTGCAACGAGCACTTCCGGCGCGGAGATTTCCGCGTAGATCCAAGCAACCTTCTTGATTCTTCCTTCTTCTTGGCCTGCTTCGTTTTCTTGCCTTTCTTCCTTCTTTTTTCTCCCTAGCTGACTTGCGGAGCCGCAAAAATCAGACGCAATTTTTTCCCCTGCGCTCGAATTTTGCCCACAAGAAGCAATCAAAAATCAAGAACCAGGTTCCGGATTCTTCCCCGTGGAGCGAGAAAACTCCGCCAGCCGAGCCGAGAATCCGCAATTCTATTTCCGTCTCTTTCGTTCCGCCAGGGGGCGCCTGCTGCGATGACGATCCGCGGCcaactttttttcttccttgTGCTTCCTCCTCTTCCCCTATTTTTTTCAGCAgccccaaaaaaaatcttccctGCAAAGAAAAAGCCCCCTTTTCTTACCGCCGTCACGCACTCTCGCCCAGAAAAACACGCACACGCACTTCCGGTTGGTCACGCACGGTTAATTTTCGGGGTCCGGTCGGTCGGGGGGTTCCTGCGTGGTTCTTCTCCGGTGCTTCCGTTCCGCGGCGGTCGTGAAAATCGATcgcgtttttttcagaaattttttctCCAACTTTTTGACGTCTCGTTCGCTCGGTGTTCGCTCGTTCTCACATTTTTCTCGCTCTCTTTCTATTTCGCCGCAAATGTCGCACAGGTCTGTTTCGAAAAAGGCCGCACAGCCCTGTTTTCGAAACAAGCCCAAGTTCGAAAGCTGTATTGAAAATTCGGAAAAATCTGTAAGaaaatataaacttttttttttgatctggAAGTTTTCACAACATTCCGATTTCACAattaaaacacttttcaaaacttaaattttttacacTCTTGAGGGCGGAGGGGTCGTACATAAACCAAGTGGGACTTGTTTTATACAagctcatttttttgtttagcgGGCActcgaattgggtactaaagccctatgtcattttttatctacaacggtaaaaaacacgatcaaaaaccatttctgataacttttttcatttttattccaaaaaaaaaattacaagacaacattttttcgatggatcaactatggtccccttggaacgagctgtcaagtaggaccttttctgtcaagaaggaccgcgaggttaatttttcaaaattgatttaaaaatcaattttaaactctttgtggtttttagggttttttctcaaaatttattttccctaaaagaacacccagttagcaaaatctaaacttagaaatatgtatcctccctgcaacggcttatgaattgatctcagttgaatggttctccaaatctctgaattgcaaatgtaacatcctggagcagaactgttaaattcaaataaaaacacaattgaattgaactctttgtggtcgtacaaagggtcattgtactcagaaaaataagctttatcgctgtaaacaataatatcagcaatctaagcttcattttaggacccaattaacgaatccgctctgtacagCTATTTAAAAGTGAtaattcgacggtaacatttcaaaaggcatcatgtacattttgacactttctgggttattgcatattctgaaagtactcctaataagctacctctccaccaaaaatgagcaaaagttacttcagtaaagtctgtttaatcatgattttaaataaagtaacataaacaaaatctctgccatcagccgTCCCTGTTTATACAgccctgtcaatctgtcaaacaaaagactacatgaacctcgtgtcgaaaaaaagcaacatgaacaaagcgcacgacaaagcgccatgtacattcggcgaagaaaaacgattataacaaagcgtccccctcaatgacagcagggtgatatcatAGACTAATAATATATAGATATGCCACTCCCCTGTTGGGGCTGGCGACACTACCGCCACGCCACGTTTACACCTGGTGGCAATTCACAGGTACTAATTTCCCCTTcgggaatttttgaaaaagttgctcccTCGAATTTTAGTTCAGTGTTGTGTGGGTTCAGTTCGATATCATAGCAACCTAAGAACCACTAATTTTGTTGACATTGTATCTGTCAATTCTCGTGCCGTTTTCACCTGTCGTAGAATCGCCAACTCCGTGGATTGTCGATTGAGCAAATCTTATGTCCGGAAGTTAACCAAAATTTGGATCTGTCGATCTCGCCATCAGCAGTAGCATCGATACTCCAAACAACCTCAGTGAAGCGGTCGGCGATGAAAGCAGAATCGATGGAGTATTGGATGGAAATGAAGCAAACGAAATGGACGAAAATTAAATCTTGATGtttgtaattaaattttgtcagcaaATGCAGGTGAGGtaattacaagttttatacaaaTTGTCATCACAAAGGTCCAACTTCCACAGACCCCGCGGGTTGTGTTCCGTCCAACTTGATGTTCGATCGCGTACAAGAAGCCGAATTCTCCAGTTCAACTTCGACCATCGCAACTTAAGACGATCCAGTGGCCATGACTGACCTGGGTGCTGCAGAATTCCAACAGCAAAAGCTCCGAGGGaaccacttcaggtggaatcaACTGTGGCGAAGCCTGCAACAAGAACCAGTTGCCCAAGAATCGCAGCACATGTCGCAGCGACCCACGAAGCCATCCACAACTCGCTTCTCAAACGGCAGTGCCAACCGAGGTGCCAACTGTCGCTGAGATGGCAAGAAATAGTGCAATAGGaagacattttttgtaaacaattttaaataaatggtTAAACTCGAAGGCAAAGCTAGGAGATTGTTTGCAGGCTAAATAATCCTTAATTTTCACAATACATTGACAAATTCATTGACTTATGCTTATGCTGTTTGCTCATCTCCTCCTCTCACGGCTCGGGGTTATTTTTGAACTCCAGGTCACTTTGAGGCTTCGGATGACCACCCGGGCGGCCGTGCTAGCCCAATAAACACGCGCATGGCTccccacaagaaaaaaaaaccttcaaggAGGAGGTCCAGGTGTCACTCGGACAGAAGGATCGCGAGGGCTGGATCGTTTCCGGACTGGCCCACATCTACGCCAGCTTCAACGACACCTTTGTCAACGTCACAGATCTGTCTGGCAAGAAAACCGATCTACGGCGGCATTTAAGTCAAGGTCAATCACGACGAGCAGCCCTACGGTGCTCAGGATGCCGCCGAGAAGTTTTATTTGCTGGGGATCACCGCGCTGCGCATTAATTTGCCTAAGGAGGAAATGGCACTCCGTGCCATGGCCTGTTCGTCGATGAAAATTGGCCGAATCGAGGACGTGACGTCAATCCCGTCCGATTCGATCCGCCGTAAGGTAGGTCGGTCCTTTTTGTGGCACTGTACGAATTTCCATTCCACATTCAAAAATGTAACAATTGAAGAAATTCGGAACTAAATATTTGGTGACACTTTGTTGTCAAGAAGAAAAACCAATTTGAAACAGGAAAGTGTCATGAGTACTACGATCTTGTTTACCAATTTAGTACCTGTAACTTGACTGTGGTGGCGCTCGGAGCGCTAAAGGGGTGTCGCCAACTggatgtatggaaaaatcccgaAGTGAGACATCTAGGTAATTAATAATCTAAGCTTCTAGAAAGCCGAACAGAGTCCCTGTCAAGTTCTGGAAGAACAGAAAGTTACGGAATACTGCGGCGTTAAGCGAATGTAACTCTGCCATGAACTCTGCACAATCGGCATTTACATTCACTTCAAGAATTCCCATTGTTTTGCGCCTGAAAGAAagaattaattgaaaaattacttatgACAACTGTAAAACGTAAGCAGATTCttacttataaaaaaatagtctagACTTTAGGGCCGTTTTTAATTCGAAATCAGCAATGTAAGCACAAAACTGCGAAAGAAAACAATAGCGATTATCTGACAGATGTGTACACGgttaaattactttaattactttTTACATTTGGGCTTAAGCTTTTTTTTAGCTTAAACATTTGTGAACACGCTAAAATAgatcaaacttttttgcacactCAGCAGACGTGTAAATCCGGTGCACCCTAACCAAAagtcatgattttctgagttcaatatcccacttttcatacgaatttttcagttcaacccatataactatttttatggttgtagtacctgaactcaaaaaattgtatgaaaagtgggatattgaactcagaaaatcatgattttttgtaagGGTGTACCAAATTTGCTGCCAAatcttttccaaaaaagttccgGCATCAAATTGTTTATGTAActgttcaaaaatgacaaaattaaaagGTTGTATGATTTCGGAAcaaatcattttgtttttttttttttatgggatgcttagagtttttttctttcttttaatttattaacaaaattaagTATAGGCAGaaactttttaagatttttattcaatttaatcaGCCACAAcgggggcgtaatctaaccacaagttcttccaggatgctttcttcggactggctgcgcttgtgttcgattagattagattagatttaatcAGCCACaacttgttttgttattttctttcaaatattaaatCATTGACAAACGATAACCTCAAAGAATTATTGTCCCCGACCTCGCACAGGAAGTTTAACCTCCTCTTCGTAGTCTTCCTCATCGTTTGAGGAAATGGCATCCGACTCGACATCACCACTCATGCCATCGACACCTTCTTCGTCGTCCTCTTCACCGGCAGCATCCACATACTGTTCCATCTGGCCGCAGACCAGCCCAATCTTCTCCAGTATCTCCTCTGCCAGGTCCTGCAACCTTCTCATCGTCGTAACTTCCCACTCGCCGCCCAAGATGTCCTCGTCGAGGGGTTCATAATCCTCGACGTACTGCTCGAACTCTTTCTTCGCCTCTCGGAATCGGTGCAGCCACCAGCCGGCATCTCCGGCAGGACGAAATTTATGGTCCTCCGTGAAGGTTTCCAGATCCTTGGTCAACTCCCGGCAGGCGGTCACAAGCTGATTCACGTTAGATTCAAGCTGGCTCACGGCGTCAATGACCGAGCAATCGGGTCCGGTGGCCGCTTCCGAAGTGTCCATAGTTTTGGGGTCtggaaaaggatttttttccaaataaactTGAAGAGCACTCCCTAACAAACTTTATCTTGCCTTTTTTCACAACTTGTCCGTTTTCAAACTTCACGACGAACACAAAATTGCAAAAGAGAACAATAGAGAAATCTGACAGATGCGTACACGGTTCAATGATTACACGTACTTTTGTTTTGTCTTGAGCAAAACTACAGAACCAAGCAATTTTGGATTATTAAGGATTATTAAACTAAAACACGGACATTTCTAATTAACGTGTAGATATGATTTGATAGCTCATTAAACACGAAGaacgatttaaaatattttttttgtcttatacACATAATTACGCATTAAAAAACCTGAGAAGGATTTATTTTgaacaggttttttttaatttaattttcttcgTTTTTGATGAGCTGTCAAAGCATGATTTACACGCTTCATTAGAAATGTGTATGTTTTAGTATAATAATTATGATTTAAAGACAAATCTACTCAGTTACAGGGTGGTTAAAAATCTTCGCGGATTTCGCGATTTTCGCGGTGCGGATTTCGCGGATTTCTGTTGAATGTTCCTGTGGGTCTATCTTCAAGAATACAACGTAGATTTCGATGGCTAGTGAAAATGTTTGTCTAAATCTAGTATTTCcagaagaaagaaagaaagaaatctTCGCGGATTTCGCGATTTTCGCGGTGCGGATTTCGCGGATTTCTGTTGAATGTTCCTGTGGGTCTATCTTCAAGAATACAACGTAGATTTCGATGGCTAGTGAAAATGTTTGTCTAAATCTAGTATTTCCAGATGAAAGAAcgcaaatttatctaaatcctgCTCGGTGAGAGCAATTTAGATTTCcgcgaaatccgcgaaattcgcGAAAATCGCGAAAATCGCGAAGATTTAACCACCCTGCAGTTAGTTCGAATCAATTTCTAAACAACATTTCGATTCGTATTCCGTtccaaatgcaaaaatataataatattctttttttctaatattatttaatttattttttaataatatttattgctATCTCGAATATTTTCTATCATAACAAGCGGATTTGGTAATTCCAAATTTCAGTGTAAAAGTGCACACCTTTATCGTAACAGTCAATGCCAACTGAGAAagaaagttgttgttgttgttgttaattcatttatttctggcagctttaaccttcgtGGTCATTGTAGAGTCCTAATTATTCTGTGTCTCGCTCCGTGTGCACTACTATTGTTCTGCGATGGCCTTCCACCCGTCCGCCCGCTAGCCATCGATTCATCGCGTCTGTCCGTACGACTCACAATCATTCCCTCTGCTCAGGCCGGTGGCTTACTAACAATAATCCACCACGCGCTCTTCTGTCATAATCCACAATAATGCATAGGTTGCATACAAGGTGTGATGCAAGCGCGATATACGCATGCAAGTTTGACTTGCGTCGCATAGGACCCTACACCCCCATCTTACCTTATTAAAACACAAATGGCTGTCTCATTTACTGTTAAGCTCTGCTCTAGAATCAATCTCCAAAATGGTATATTTTCATTTGCTCCACGAACTTACTTGACGTTAGCCTATTGTAAAACCATAATGCAGAAGATTATTAATGAAGAAGTAAGCGCGACTCGTGAGACTCTTAAACTACTCCTCATTTTAATTAGATTTCGTGCTGATCCTTTACTCATCTTTTTAGTAGATAATCAAACAATCATAACGACTTTTGCTGTTATTCTAGAACACTAGACTTCTTCATGTTCATAACAAATGTTccgactttttttaaaataaaatacaacaCATACGAAGATATAAACATTAGAACTAAAGTTAGTGAATTCACAGAACCTATTTTTATGATGGTTAATTGTATGtctttaattaaacttaattcgATCCACACCAGACAAAACAACTAGAATACGATTATTCAAAACGCACAATGCTCTGAATTCTCCCATGAATTGACTCTCAAACACTCAAAGAAGAATTGCTAGAATAAATATGCCTAATACTATTATATCTCATgcgatttcaaaataaaacttttcaaaataaaactctttttttttacacTCTGCTAACGATAGCAATATACTATAGATTGCTTGCCTTCTTTCATGCGTCAGTATCATCAAATACTGAAAGCAAATACAGTATAGCATTCCAGATAATTCAACAGTCTCAATGAAGGGAATCTCCTGCACAGCAATCACAACTTAGGAATCAATCAATTTATTCTCTCTTAAGTAATAATAAGGTATAAAGGTATCCACGGACAAACTGAATCTTCCTACTTCCTTTCCAAACCAGGTTAAGATTACCAACCTGTCTTATTTGGCACTGCttcctaaaaacttttttttttattatttagtttCCTGTGCAGAAATATACCgtttttcattaaagcaaaactgATTTCATGTAATGGTCAACAATGGGAACTTTCTACCAAACACCCTACATTTATCGAACATCTCAGTTGTAAATGCAAGTTCTATTCTTAGCACGTTcaactctaaaaaaaatcagcagaaCATACTGTACCAATAAGCATAGAACTCCTCCTCCATTCTAACCTCTTTGTcgccagctttttttttttctcttctctcgTCTTTGAGTTGGTTGCTGTCAAAGATCTTTTCAACGGAACTGTTTACGAACATCCTTGCAACGTGATTAGTCCACCAAAGAAGACCGAGAATCGCCTCTTAAACGAGGCAAAGCGTACGGTCCAGGACAGGGatataaaaatatcatattttcaattctcatcCACTACAATTATCATGCCCGAAATATAATCTCCTAACATTCTGCCCCTTTCCGCTGCGTGATTCTCAGCAACAAAAATAACCGTTCTCTATTTCGTGTTAAGAAAATCCCGAGTGACAAtttctttttctctctcattcttacattcacaaacatcatttttcaACAGAACCTTAGCCAAAAAAACAGCACAAAACATAATTTGTCAACGCAACTTAATGGAACGTAGTGTATGATCTGTTTCCAATCCTCTTCTCGTGTTCTATCATTTCGGTTTtctgagaaaacaaaattatatttgGCGAGTGTgcgaataaaataagaaaacacacaagctatagtgacggtcaCTTTACCTtctgacattttggtgcaagaaTCATCGAACGATAGTTTCTTTTTTTCACCGCCAATTTACAACACTGGTCCAGGGTTCATGTGCCTATCCTAGGTCTCTGTAGCAGTCCGCACAACACCATACATCGTCAATAAAACCCTCAGTTCCAACTATAACCAGTGATATTTTATTCATTGACTCTTCATCCTGAAATCCTGGATGCCAACCCTATTCTGTACCGTGTACCATGCCAACCCTACTCTGTATCGTGAAGTTTGTCAGAAAGCTGtcatttttttacacatttctaAGATTGCTCGACTTACAATTCTTTGCCGATTTAGGTGTCATTAACACCCTACATCCTATCTAAACAAATTGTCATCATATCTTAAATTTCTGCGTCTCAATGATCTCAAAACAGTTGGACTTCAACACCATCAGTAGGTTTACAACAAGTTCttcatcattaatttttttttttttttacatttactcGGTAACTTGCATCAGATCACCCTTCATTACAATACCCAAAACCCATTTGCCTGTCTTCTGATGTTTCCATCAATGGAAGACTTACCGTTATTTATCATTTACATACCAGTGGCAATCATTCGTCGAGTCCTATAGGCCTCAATTTCTATCACATCTCAACGTCTATCGAACCTCATATTGTTCCATATTGGTATCGATCTCTTGCACATTTCAACTTCATATCAAACTCTTCCACTACTCAACGATCCATGCACATCTGATTAAATCGGCTCATATCGAACTCTAGCACAACCCAGCGATAGCCGAAATTCTAATTGATCCTCGCAGACATCGTTCTCTTGCACATCTCAACGATGGCCGAACCTCTTATCGATCCTTGCAGGCATCGATCTCTTGCACATCTCAACGATGGCCGAACCTCTTATCGATCCTCGCAGGCATCGAACTCTTGCACATCTCAACGATGGCCGAACCTCTTATCGATCCTCGCAGGCATCGATCTCTTGCACATCTCAACGATGGCCGAACCTCTTATCGATCCTCGCAGGCATCGATCTCTTGCACATCTCAACGATGGCCGAACCTCTTATCGATCCTCGCAGGCATCAATCTCTTGCACATCTCAACGATGGCCGAACCTCTTATCGATCCACGCAGGCATCGATCTCTTGCACATCTCAACGATGGCCGAACCTCTTATCGATCCACGCAGGCATCGATCTCTTGCACATCTCAACGATGGCCGAACCTCTTATCGATCCTCGCAGGCATCGATCTCTTGCACATCTCAACGATGGCCGAACCTCTTATCGATCCACGCAGGCATCGATCTCTTGCACATCTCAACGATGGCCGAACCTCTTATCGATCCACGCAGGCATCGATCTCTTGCACATCTCAACGATGGCCGAACCTCTTATCGATCCTCGCAGGCATCGATCTCTTGCACAT
Encoded here:
- the LOC119765098 gene encoding LOW QUALITY PROTEIN: 40S ribosomal protein S14-like (The sequence of the model RefSeq protein was modified relative to this genomic sequence to represent the inferred CDS: inserted 2 bases in 1 codon; substituted 1 base at 1 genomic stop codon); the encoded protein is MVEIVGGNEGNFKLAPNKHAHGSPQEKKTFKEEVQVSLGQKDREGWIVSGLAHIYASFNDTFVNVTDLSGKKTXIYGGIXVKVNHDEQPYGAQDAAEKFYLLGITALRINLPKEEMALRAMACSSMKIGRIEDVTSIPSDSIRRKVGRSFLWHCTNFHSTFKNVTIEEIRN